A section of the Mesobacillus jeotgali genome encodes:
- the leuS gene encoding leucine--tRNA ligase, whose protein sequence is MSFNHQEIEKKWQSHWEQNKTFKTTEDKGKEKFYALDMFPYPSGAGLHVGHPEGYTATDILSRMKRMQGFNVLHPMGWDAFGLPAEQYALDTGNDPAEFTEKNINTFRRQIKALGFSYDWDREVNTTDPEYYKWTQWIFLKLYEKGLAYIDEVAVNWCPALGTVLANEEVIDGKSERGGHPVERRPMRQWMLKITEYADRLLEDLDLLDWPESLKDMQRNWIGRSEGAEITFNIEGHEGTFTVFTTRPDTLFGATYAVLAPEHQLVDKITTAEQKAAVEKYIDEIKSKSDLERTDLAKDKTGVFTGAYAINPANGGKMPIWIADYVLASYGTGAIMAVPAHDERDYEFAKKFDLEIKEVVAGGNVQEEAYTGDGDHVNSEFLNGMNKEEAIGKMIAWLEEKEIGTKKVTYRLRDWLFSRQRYWGEPIPIIHWEDGTMSAVPEDQLPLVLPKTTDIKPSGTGESPLANIDDWVNVVDPETGKKGRRETNTMPQWGGSCWYYLRYIDPKNDKALADKEKLKQWLPVDIYIGGAEHAVLHLLYARFWHKVLYDVGVVHTKEPFQKLFNQGMILGENNEKMSKSKGNVVNPDEIVESHGADTLRLYEMFMGPLEASIAWSTNGLDGSRRFLDRIWRLFIDENGGLSTKIKDSDNQNLEKVYHQTVKKVTEDYEGLRFNTAISQMMVFINEAYKAEELPKAYVEGFVKMLAPITPHIAEELWAKLGHSESITYAAWPAYDEAKLVDDEVEIVVQVNGKIKAKMMVPADANRETLEQIAMDDNIVKEQIDGKTVRKVIAVPGKLVNIVAN, encoded by the coding sequence ATGAGTTTTAACCATCAGGAAATCGAGAAAAAATGGCAATCGCATTGGGAACAAAACAAAACATTTAAAACAACTGAAGATAAAGGGAAAGAGAAGTTTTATGCGCTTGATATGTTCCCGTATCCATCTGGTGCCGGACTTCACGTTGGCCACCCGGAAGGCTACACAGCGACTGATATCCTTTCACGCATGAAAAGGATGCAGGGTTTCAACGTCCTTCATCCAATGGGCTGGGATGCTTTCGGGCTGCCGGCAGAGCAATATGCACTGGACACTGGTAATGACCCGGCAGAGTTCACAGAGAAAAACATTAACACGTTCCGCCGCCAGATTAAGGCGTTAGGTTTTTCATACGACTGGGACCGAGAAGTCAACACGACTGATCCTGAATACTACAAGTGGACGCAGTGGATTTTCCTAAAACTTTATGAAAAAGGCCTTGCGTATATTGATGAGGTAGCGGTTAACTGGTGCCCCGCACTTGGAACTGTTTTGGCAAACGAGGAAGTTATAGATGGAAAAAGTGAGCGCGGCGGACATCCGGTTGAGCGCCGTCCGATGAGACAGTGGATGCTTAAGATCACTGAGTATGCAGACCGCCTGCTTGAGGATTTAGACTTGCTTGATTGGCCGGAGAGCCTGAAGGATATGCAGCGCAACTGGATCGGCCGTTCAGAAGGTGCGGAAATCACCTTCAACATCGAAGGACATGAGGGCACATTCACTGTGTTCACAACTCGCCCGGATACACTTTTCGGCGCAACATACGCGGTGCTTGCACCAGAACACCAGCTGGTGGATAAAATCACAACAGCTGAGCAAAAGGCTGCTGTTGAAAAATATATCGATGAAATCAAGAGCAAGAGCGATCTTGAGCGTACAGATTTAGCGAAAGACAAAACTGGTGTCTTCACAGGGGCTTATGCGATCAATCCAGCAAACGGCGGCAAAATGCCGATCTGGATTGCCGACTATGTTCTTGCATCATATGGAACAGGTGCAATCATGGCCGTTCCTGCGCATGATGAGCGCGACTATGAGTTTGCTAAAAAGTTCGATTTGGAAATCAAGGAAGTCGTGGCCGGCGGAAACGTCCAGGAAGAAGCATATACTGGCGACGGTGATCACGTTAACTCTGAATTCCTTAACGGCATGAACAAGGAAGAGGCCATCGGCAAGATGATTGCATGGCTTGAGGAAAAAGAAATTGGGACGAAGAAGGTCACTTACCGCCTTCGCGACTGGCTGTTCAGCCGCCAGCGTTACTGGGGTGAGCCGATTCCAATCATCCACTGGGAAGATGGCACAATGTCAGCCGTTCCAGAAGACCAGTTGCCTTTAGTTCTTCCTAAAACGACGGATATCAAGCCTTCTGGCACAGGGGAGTCCCCACTTGCCAATATCGATGACTGGGTGAATGTTGTGGACCCTGAAACAGGCAAAAAAGGCCGCAGGGAAACGAATACAATGCCGCAATGGGGTGGCAGCTGCTGGTACTATCTGCGCTATATCGATCCGAAGAACGACAAGGCACTTGCTGATAAGGAAAAATTAAAGCAATGGCTTCCTGTTGACATCTATATTGGAGGAGCGGAGCACGCGGTACTCCACTTGCTTTACGCTCGTTTCTGGCACAAGGTTCTATACGATGTAGGCGTTGTCCACACGAAAGAGCCATTCCAGAAACTTTTCAACCAAGGCATGATTCTTGGTGAGAATAACGAAAAGATGAGTAAGTCTAAAGGCAATGTCGTCAATCCTGATGAGATTGTTGAGAGCCATGGAGCTGATACACTTCGTCTTTATGAAATGTTCATGGGACCGCTTGAAGCATCCATTGCCTGGTCAACCAACGGCCTTGATGGATCACGCCGCTTCCTTGACCGCATCTGGCGTCTGTTTATCGACGAAAACGGCGGCTTGAGCACTAAAATCAAGGATTCTGACAATCAGAACCTTGAAAAGGTATACCACCAGACAGTGAAAAAGGTAACAGAAGATTATGAAGGACTTCGCTTCAACACAGCCATCTCTCAAATGATGGTATTCATCAATGAGGCCTATAAGGCTGAGGAGCTTCCAAAAGCATACGTGGAAGGTTTCGTGAAAATGCTGGCACCGATTACACCGCATATCGCAGAAGAACTGTGGGCTAAGCTTGGCCACAGTGAGTCAATCACATATGCTGCATGGCCAGCTTACGATGAAGCAAAACTTGTTGACGACGAAGTAGAAATTGTTGTCCAGGTGAATGGAAAAATCAAGGCGAAGATGATGGTTCCTGCAGATGCAAACAGGGAAACTCTTGAGCAAATCGCCATGGACGACAATATCGTTAAAGAACAAATCGACGGCAAAACAGTCCGCAAAGTCATTGCGGTACCTGGGAAGCTTGTCAATATTGTCGCTAACTAA
- a CDS encoding nuclease-related domain-containing protein encodes MIAKYRTIPMEILIYEAITRRLPDHHPRKPEFLSKLNRWKAGYKGEKEVDYYLSLFPDDDLTIFQYLRLPHHNGHFQIDTLIVSAWFIAVIESKNLAGTIELDPELDQLLQNSEGVEKAYSNPILQAEIQSSHLAKLLLKHQLPLPPIEVFVTISNPQTIIKNPAHNKEVTHRLCRAARIPFKISTLKAKQNKEKLTKKDIKKVTRLLLKLHEPFIPDPKSLDNPQDLITGVQCPHCSVFRMERIHGTWLCKNCGKTSRDAHKAAVKDYFLLYGPVLTNIQLRKFLHINSEDTVTRILHSMDLLITGTTKNRTYSPPKDFFS; translated from the coding sequence GTGATCGCAAAATATCGCACGATCCCCATGGAAATCCTCATTTATGAAGCCATTACCCGCCGTTTGCCTGATCACCACCCTCGAAAACCAGAATTCCTATCGAAATTAAACCGATGGAAAGCAGGATACAAGGGGGAAAAAGAAGTAGATTACTATCTTTCCCTTTTTCCCGACGACGACTTAACAATTTTTCAGTACCTCAGGCTCCCCCACCATAACGGTCATTTCCAAATAGATACTTTGATCGTCAGCGCCTGGTTTATAGCAGTCATCGAATCAAAAAATTTAGCAGGCACAATTGAACTCGACCCTGAATTGGATCAATTGCTCCAAAATTCCGAAGGTGTAGAGAAGGCGTATAGCAACCCGATTTTACAAGCAGAAATCCAAAGTTCCCACCTCGCCAAGTTGCTTCTCAAACATCAACTTCCACTGCCTCCGATCGAGGTTTTTGTTACCATCAGCAATCCCCAGACGATTATCAAAAATCCTGCCCACAATAAAGAAGTAACCCATAGACTATGTCGCGCAGCAAGAATCCCTTTCAAGATATCCACTTTAAAAGCAAAGCAAAATAAAGAAAAACTGACAAAGAAGGATATTAAAAAAGTTACCAGGCTGTTGCTCAAACTACATGAACCATTCATCCCCGACCCCAAATCACTGGATAATCCCCAGGATCTTATCACCGGTGTCCAGTGTCCCCATTGCAGCGTTTTTAGGATGGAGCGCATTCACGGGACCTGGTTATGCAAAAATTGCGGCAAGACATCAAGAGACGCTCACAAGGCTGCTGTGAAGGACTATTTTCTTTTGTATGGTCCTGTTTTAACCAATATCCAATTGAGGAAATTCCTCCATATTAATTCAGAGGATACTGTCACTCGAATCCTCCATTCTATGGATCTTCTCATTACCGGCACCACCAAAAACAGAACCTATTCCCCTCCAAAAGATTTTTTCAGCTGA
- a CDS encoding (Fe-S)-binding protein: MKVTLFATCLVDLFQGNVGKATVELLERLGCEIDFPESQVCCGQPAFNSGYVKEAKAAMKSMIDVFAHAEYVVSPSGSCITMFHEYAHVFKGDPVWEPKARALAAKSYELTQFIVDVLKTEDVGAKFEGKATYHTSCHMTRLLGIKKAPMILLNNVKGLEITELPGKEQCCGFGGTFSVKMAQISEQMVDEKVMHIEETGADYLIGADAGCLMNIGGRIDRQGKPIRVLHIAEVLNSR, encoded by the coding sequence ATGAAGGTGACGTTGTTTGCGACTTGCCTGGTTGATTTGTTCCAGGGCAATGTTGGAAAAGCGACGGTCGAATTGTTGGAGCGGCTTGGCTGCGAAATTGATTTTCCGGAATCCCAGGTTTGCTGCGGGCAGCCAGCTTTTAACAGCGGGTATGTAAAAGAAGCGAAAGCAGCGATGAAGTCAATGATCGATGTGTTTGCTCATGCCGAATATGTAGTCTCCCCATCCGGTTCATGCATTACGATGTTCCATGAGTATGCCCACGTCTTCAAGGGAGACCCGGTCTGGGAACCGAAAGCCCGTGCACTGGCAGCTAAATCGTATGAATTGACGCAATTCATTGTCGATGTTTTAAAAACCGAAGATGTCGGGGCTAAGTTTGAAGGAAAGGCAACCTACCATACCTCCTGCCACATGACCAGACTGCTGGGTATAAAAAAGGCACCTATGATTCTTTTAAACAATGTAAAAGGGCTTGAAATCACCGAGCTTCCCGGCAAGGAGCAATGCTGCGGTTTCGGCGGTACTTTTTCCGTAAAAATGGCGCAAATTTCCGAACAGATGGTGGACGAAAAAGTGATGCATATCGAAGAAACGGGAGCGGACTATTTGATTGGCGCAGACGCCGGCTGCCTGATGAACATAGGCGGCAGGATTGACCGTCAAGGTAAGCCAATCAGGGTGCTGCATATCGCTGAAGTTTTGAACAGCAGGTAA
- a CDS encoding LutB/LldF family L-lactate oxidation iron-sulfur protein: protein MPMKIGADDFKERVQTGIHDSFMRGAVAGAQERMGTRRQDAADELGNWEEWRNHGEEIRQHVLENLDFYLEQLSENIASRGGHVFFAQTAEEATDYIKDVVRKKNAKKVVKAKSMVTEEINLNSTLEQAGCTVVETDLGEYILQVDDHDPPSHIVVPALHKNKEQIRDVFARKLGYQKTEKPEELAWHAREMLRQEYLTADIGITGCNFAVAETGSFALVTNEGNADLVTSLPKTQITVMGMERLVPTFDELEVLVSLLTRSAVGQKLTSYITVLTGPREELDVDGPEEFHLVIVDNGRSNILGTEFQPILQCIRCAACINVCPVYRHVGGHSYGSIYSGPVGAVLSPLLGRYDDYKELPYASTLCGACTEVCPVKIPLHQLLHKHRQVIVEQEGKAPISEKLAMKAFGLGAASPMLYNFGSKAAPAAMTPFTAGDKISNGPGPLKAWTEIREFPAPNKERFRDWFKNREKGDGES, encoded by the coding sequence ATGCCAATGAAAATCGGAGCTGACGACTTTAAGGAACGTGTGCAAACCGGCATCCATGACTCTTTCATGCGTGGGGCGGTTGCGGGTGCCCAGGAACGGATGGGGACACGCAGGCAGGATGCTGCAGATGAACTTGGCAATTGGGAGGAATGGCGGAACCACGGTGAGGAAATTCGCCAGCATGTCCTGGAGAACCTGGATTTTTACCTGGAACAGCTCAGTGAAAATATTGCCAGCCGCGGCGGCCATGTTTTCTTTGCCCAGACTGCTGAAGAGGCTACGGATTACATCAAAGATGTCGTCAGAAAAAAGAATGCGAAAAAAGTAGTCAAAGCCAAATCGATGGTGACGGAGGAAATCAATCTTAACTCCACTCTTGAACAAGCGGGCTGCACAGTGGTCGAAACAGATCTTGGAGAATATATTCTCCAGGTTGATGATCATGATCCGCCATCGCATATTGTCGTACCGGCTTTACATAAAAACAAGGAGCAAATCAGGGATGTTTTTGCCAGAAAACTCGGCTACCAGAAGACAGAGAAGCCGGAGGAGCTCGCATGGCATGCCAGGGAAATGCTACGGCAGGAATACTTGACTGCAGATATCGGCATCACTGGATGCAATTTTGCCGTGGCTGAAACTGGATCGTTTGCATTGGTGACCAATGAGGGAAATGCCGATCTTGTTACTTCGCTCCCAAAGACACAAATTACCGTGATGGGGATGGAGAGGCTGGTCCCGACGTTCGACGAACTCGAGGTCCTTGTCAGTCTTTTGACCAGAAGCGCGGTTGGCCAGAAACTGACGAGCTATATCACCGTCCTGACAGGTCCGCGCGAGGAACTGGATGTCGACGGCCCTGAAGAATTCCATCTGGTGATTGTTGATAATGGCCGTTCAAATATACTGGGCACAGAGTTCCAGCCTATTTTGCAATGCATCCGCTGTGCAGCTTGCATTAATGTTTGTCCAGTTTACCGCCATGTCGGCGGCCATTCCTATGGATCGATTTATTCCGGACCAGTCGGTGCCGTGCTTTCTCCGCTGCTCGGCAGGTATGATGATTACAAGGAGCTCCCGTATGCCTCGACCCTGTGCGGAGCGTGTACGGAGGTTTGTCCGGTAAAAATTCCGCTCCATCAGCTTTTGCACAAGCATCGGCAGGTCATCGTAGAACAGGAAGGCAAAGCACCGATCTCTGAAAAGCTTGCCATGAAGGCATTCGGACTTGGAGCCGCCTCCCCGATGCTTTACAATTTCGGCTCTAAGGCAGCCCCGGCGGCGATGACTCCTTTTACTGCCGGTGATAAAATTTCAAATGGTCCCGGACCTTTGAAGGCCTGGACAGAAATCAGAGAATTCCCTGCTCCTAATAAAGAACGGTTCCGGGACTGGTTCAAAAACAGGGAAAAAGGAGACGGTGAATCATGA
- a CDS encoding LutC/YkgG family protein, whose translation MMTGTIQNREAFLNNVASSLGRSRRPNGVNVPKWKHRPQDEVLKNATSDELIEVLKNQCLKIHTSLVMSDTKKLPETLNEVIQSYGGGPIVTWKDSRFTEWGLTPMLNQEFEVYEWDYLKGEENIRVAEKANVGLTISEMTLAESGTVVLFSDKDKGRTVSFLPATYIALVPKSTIVPRITQAAQKLRENHLSGKRVAPCIHFITGPSNSADIELNLVVGVHGPVKATYIVIEDL comes from the coding sequence ATCATGACAGGGACTATTCAAAACCGTGAAGCATTTCTAAACAATGTAGCCAGCTCATTAGGCAGAAGCCGGCGACCAAACGGGGTCAATGTTCCAAAATGGAAGCACCGTCCTCAGGATGAGGTTTTAAAAAATGCCACTTCTGATGAACTGATTGAAGTCCTGAAGAACCAGTGTCTGAAAATCCATACTAGTTTAGTCATGTCAGATACTAAAAAACTGCCAGAAACCTTGAATGAGGTAATACAGAGTTATGGCGGCGGTCCAATCGTTACCTGGAAGGACAGCCGGTTTACAGAGTGGGGCCTGACCCCTATGCTTAATCAGGAATTCGAAGTGTATGAATGGGATTACCTAAAAGGCGAAGAAAATATCCGTGTAGCAGAGAAGGCAAATGTCGGTCTTACCATTAGCGAGATGACTCTTGCTGAATCTGGCACAGTCGTCCTGTTCAGCGACAAAGATAAAGGGCGGACTGTCAGCTTCCTGCCGGCCACTTATATTGCGCTGGTTCCCAAAAGCACAATCGTGCCGCGAATCACCCAGGCAGCACAAAAACTTAGAGAAAACCATCTTTCCGGTAAAAGAGTCGCACCCTGCATCCACTTCATTACCGGTCCAAGCAATTCAGCCGATATCGAGCTGAACCTTGTCGTTGGAGTGCATGGACCGGTGAAAGCTACTTATATTGTAATTGAAGATTTGTAA
- a CDS encoding 3-hydroxybutyrate dehydrogenase, translated as MVKDKVLLITGAAQGIGFEIGKSFAEQGGKVFLTDLQEGAVKKAAESLRQSGHEAFGLKCDVTNEKDIEKAVVKCVDHFGSVDVLINNAGLQYVSMIEDFPTEKFELLIKVMLTAPFVALKYVLPVMKKQGFGRVINMASINGLVGFAGKAAYNSAKHGVIGLTKVAALETAQHGITVNAVCPGYVDTPLVRNQLSSLADTRNVPLEKVLEEVIFPLVPQKRLLAVEEIANYVLFLASDSAKGITGQAAVIDGGYTIQ; from the coding sequence ATGGTAAAGGATAAGGTTCTTTTGATCACCGGGGCCGCCCAGGGGATCGGGTTTGAGATTGGAAAAAGTTTTGCTGAACAGGGCGGGAAGGTTTTTTTGACAGACTTACAAGAAGGCGCTGTAAAAAAAGCAGCCGAGAGCCTGCGGCAATCAGGACATGAAGCTTTTGGCTTGAAATGTGATGTTACAAATGAAAAAGACATCGAAAAGGCAGTAGTGAAATGTGTCGATCACTTTGGCAGTGTCGATGTTCTCATCAATAACGCAGGCTTGCAATATGTTTCGATGATCGAAGACTTCCCTACCGAAAAATTTGAGCTGTTGATCAAGGTCATGCTGACAGCACCTTTTGTCGCATTAAAGTATGTACTGCCAGTCATGAAAAAACAGGGTTTTGGCCGGGTAATCAACATGGCGTCGATTAATGGGCTGGTGGGTTTTGCTGGGAAAGCAGCATACAATAGTGCCAAGCATGGGGTCATTGGGCTGACAAAGGTGGCAGCACTTGAAACAGCACAGCACGGAATAACAGTAAACGCAGTCTGCCCGGGGTATGTCGATACTCCGTTAGTTCGCAATCAGCTATCAAGCCTTGCGGACACAAGGAATGTCCCATTGGAAAAAGTTCTTGAAGAAGTTATTTTCCCGCTTGTACCGCAGAAACGCCTGCTGGCTGTCGAAGAAATCGCCAATTATGTGCTTTTCCTTGCCAGTGATTCTGCGAAAGGAATCACCGGCCAGGCGGCGGTCATTGATGGCGGCTATACGATTCAATAA
- a CDS encoding GntP family permease: MLSMIGLIGGLALLIYLTMRGMNLLIVGPISALFVAVFSGMPLFPQLAEEGAANFVGNYMAGFSGFVTSWYMMFLLGAIFGKVMEDSGAADSVSEFIVQKLGMKYAVLAIVAACAILTYGGVSLFVVAFSVYPMALSLFRQANLPRRFIPAALAFGSVTFTMTSAGSPEIQNWIPIEFLNTSPLAGWEVSAIVAVFMMIFGYWWLKRMITKAIAKGEKFEARKTDPTMEKRELPHPLMGLIPLVVVLVISFVFHDSLKQSALIIALLGGVVSAYLLNRKYFKNFWEALSEGTMGALIAIGNTAAVVGFGGVAKAVPAFQVAVDTMTNIPGSPLIGAAIAVSVIAGMTGSASGGQAIALPLLAPHYLDMGVNPEALHRVAAISSGALDSLPHNGYVVTTVRAICGESHQDAYNPVAAVTVIVPAIGVAIAIVLFSLGLGI; this comes from the coding sequence ATGCTGAGTATGATTGGATTGATTGGCGGTCTGGCTTTATTAATTTATCTGACGATGAGGGGAATGAATCTGCTAATTGTCGGACCGATCTCTGCGTTGTTTGTTGCTGTGTTTAGTGGTATGCCATTGTTTCCGCAGCTGGCTGAGGAAGGAGCTGCCAACTTTGTCGGCAACTACATGGCCGGCTTCTCTGGATTTGTAACGTCCTGGTACATGATGTTCCTGCTTGGGGCCATTTTCGGCAAGGTCATGGAAGACAGCGGAGCAGCTGACAGCGTTTCCGAATTCATTGTACAGAAATTGGGAATGAAGTATGCGGTGCTCGCAATTGTCGCTGCCTGTGCAATATTGACATATGGAGGCGTAAGCTTATTCGTTGTAGCATTTTCAGTATACCCAATGGCACTGAGCTTGTTCAGGCAGGCCAACTTGCCAAGGCGTTTTATACCTGCAGCACTTGCCTTTGGTTCTGTTACTTTTACGATGACATCTGCTGGTTCTCCGGAAATCCAGAACTGGATTCCAATTGAGTTCCTTAATACTTCTCCGCTTGCAGGCTGGGAAGTCAGTGCCATTGTTGCTGTCTTTATGATGATTTTTGGATACTGGTGGCTGAAACGGATGATTACAAAGGCCATCGCAAAAGGAGAAAAATTTGAAGCCAGAAAGACGGATCCAACAATGGAAAAACGAGAACTGCCACATCCACTTATGGGGCTTATCCCATTAGTTGTGGTATTGGTCATCTCATTCGTCTTCCATGATTCATTGAAGCAATCAGCCCTTATTATTGCCCTGCTTGGAGGAGTGGTATCTGCTTATTTGTTAAATCGCAAGTATTTCAAAAATTTCTGGGAGGCCCTTTCAGAAGGAACAATGGGTGCCCTGATTGCCATCGGCAACACAGCTGCGGTTGTAGGCTTTGGCGGTGTCGCGAAAGCCGTTCCAGCTTTCCAGGTAGCTGTTGATACAATGACCAATATTCCGGGAAGCCCCCTGATCGGTGCGGCGATTGCCGTCAGTGTCATTGCCGGGATGACAGGGTCTGCCTCCGGCGGTCAGGCAATCGCTCTGCCACTGCTTGCTCCGCATTATCTGGATATGGGGGTCAATCCTGAAGCGCTTCACAGGGTAGCGGCAATATCCTCCGGAGCACTAGATTCATTGCCGCATAATGGCTATGTTGTCACCACTGTCCGTGCCATCTGTGGCGAGTCCCATCAGGACGCGTATAATCCTGTTGCAGCAGTAACTGTCATTGTGCCGGCGATTGGTGTGGCAATTGCGATTGTTCTTTTCTCACTTGGATTAGGTATTTAA